The Stigmatella ashevillena genomic sequence GTCGAGCAGCTTCCGGGAAGCCTCCTGCCGGGCACACGCATACAGCCGCTGCTTGAACTCCTCGCGCTGCGCGTGCTGTGCGCCAAAGTGGCTGGCCACGAAGCCCTGGAGGCGCAATCCCGTCCCCTGGATGTCATGGTCCGCGTAGCGCTCCAGATGCTCCAGCGCGTTGGGCGCCGGGGTATAACCACGGCAGATGAATTGGAGGATGCGAAAGGTGATCCGGTAACTGGTCTCCAAGACCCGCGGGTGTGTGATGAGCCGGAGGAGCCTCTCCTGGACATCCTCCAGGCCGCAGCCCAGCGGGTCCAGCAAGATGCCCTCCTCGTGACATGCGTAATAGAACGCATTCACCGAGAAGTCCCTCATGAGGGCGTCCTCACGCACATCGCCCCGGGGGACGAAGGACGTGGTCCGCATGTCATCGTTCTGGATGTCCCCGGGGCTTCGCAGGAAGCTGAAGTCCACGCCCCCCGAGGCATCATCCCCCCAGCACATCATGCCAAACCGGTCGAACCGGGAGCGCACCGGATCAATGTCCGGATACGCCCGGCGGAGCACCTGGTGCACCTCCTCCATCGAGCGATCCACGGCGATGTCGACATCCTGGGTGGGCACGCCCATGAGCCAGTCCCGGGGGGCCCCTCCCACGACGTAGACCTGCATCCCCGCTCCTGCCAGCAGGCCCACGGCATCCTGGATGCGAATCTCACGCGCCTCATCCCGGTAGATGACCTGCTCCAGGGAAGAGCGCACGAGGCGGGGATCCACCGGATGGCTCCGGCAGCTTTCGAGGATGGCAGACACGCTCGGCAGGATACGCCCTGTTGGAAAAACCGTGGGCGGAACCTGCTTCAGGGCGTTCCGGACACGGGGCGGCATTCCCCTTCCCCCACGAAGCGCATCCGGCCAGGGGGAGGCGCCACCAAGGGCCGATGAGCCTTCTGCCAGAACGCAATGAGCGCATCGCGCAGGCCCAGTTCCTGACGGAGTCCCAGGTCAATGGCGTCCTTGGGAAAGGACGCCAGCAGGGCACTCAGGCCGTTGCCACCGCGCGCCAGGAAATCTGGCATCACCACACGGTAGGTCCGCTCTGGACGGACCGGCTGCCCATTGGGCAGCAAGATGCGTTTGAGGCGTCCAGGCCCTGGGCAACGGGCCAGTTCCACCTGCAACCCAGAGAGTTGATAGACCCCCTGGCGCGCGGTGCCATAGACGTGCTCGAGCAGGCGCCAGAGCTGCTCTCCTGTCAGGGTCAGCGTGGCGAGCGTGTTGTCGAAGGGAAGCATCTCATACACACCGCCATAGGTCAGCTCCCCCGCTGGCAAGTCGGCGCGCATGCTTCCCGCGTTGAGCAGGGCCACGTCCGCGCGCATCAACTCGCGCAAGGAGTCCGTGAGGACGCTTCCCAGAGAACTCTCCTCCGTGAAGTGGCGGCGCAGCGCCTGGGGCACGCTCACCCCGAGCAACCGCTTGCGCTCCGCGTCGGCCCTGGCCAGCGCGGGCGCAAGGAGCTGCTCGAGCGTGGCGTCTTTCTCCACCGGCTGGCCCAGGAACATGGCCTGGACGAGCTTCACGGAGGGCTGCTCCTGCAAGCTGCGCTGCGCACACTGACGCGTCGTCTCATCGACCCGCGCACACACCGGAATGAGGGGTTGGATGACCGTGAGGTCTTCCAGGACCTTGTGCGTGCGCGGATCCACGAAGAGCTCGATGGTGCCGAAGGACCGGCCGTTCTCACGGGACTCGATGACGGGGGTGCCTTGGATGAAGTGGCCCAGGGGCTGATGGGTATGTCCCGCCACCACCGCATCCAGGGTACCGGGTGGCAACGCCTGCAACAGCTCGGGGAGCTCCTCCCTGGGCTCGCACGAGCTGAGATCCCGAGGACGGTCCCACGCGCGGCACTGCCCGCCGATGTGAGCCACCGCGATGACCAACTCAGCCCCCCTGGCCCGCAGGCGGCTGGCGGCTGCGAGCGTCTCGGGCAGCAGTTCGCCGAAACGCAGGCCCGCGACATTCAACCGGTTCGTGGTCTCAGGTGTCCTCGGCGTGGAGAGGCCGACGAGGCCCACCTTGACCCCTTTCAGGGTCAGCAACAACGTCCCGTCGCCTCGCAGCCACTCGGGCCGCTGACCTGTCGCCGCGTCATAGAGATTGGCCGAGAGCAGGGGAAACCGCGCCTGGGCCATTCGCGCCTTGAGCGCGCCCAGGGAATCCATCTCTGGACGGCTCGCGGCCTGCGCCGGGCCTACCGGTCCGTAATCGAAATCGTGGTTGCCAATCGCCGCGGCGTGATAACCGAGCTGGTTGTAGGCATCGATGACGGCAGCCCCTTCTCCCAGGTTGGAGGCCAGCGTGCCTTGAAACAGATCCCCTCCATCCAGCAGCAGGACGCCGTCCGGATTCGAGGCCCGGAGGATCGCGAGATAGCCCGCGAAGACGGCCAGCCCCCCTTCCTCGGCCAGGGTTCCATCGGGAAGCGAGAAGGGGTTCGGATGAATCCAGCCGTGCAGATCATTCGTTCCAACGAGGGTGAGCCGGATCGGCTCGGTGGCCTCGGGAGCGCTGCTCACGGGAGACGCTGTGGCAGGCGCGGATGCGCCGCGTGGTCCCTGACACCCCACGAGACAAAAAAACAAGAGGGTGGAAAGACGGGGCCGGAGAAATTCCAGAGAGGGCATGCGAATCACGATGAATGATATAAGCGTCAGTATCATGCCTTCACGTGGATTTCAGCGCGTCTACCAAGCGGGTACGCGGGACCTCAACGGCCGCTTCATGGGCGGCACGGAGATCATGCATCTGGCCGCACACGCGGGAAGGCTCTACGCAGCGACTTCCACGATGTGGGACCAGCCCGGGGAGGATCCCGCCGTGGGCGCCCAGGTTCTCGTTCTGGACCGTCCAGGCGGGGCATGGCGCGTGGAGCATGAGTTCGAGGCCCGGAACTGGCGGATGAGCATCGTCTCCCTCACCTTCACGGGTGACCGGCACGGGCGCATGCTGAAGGCGCCCGTCCCCCTGTTGCTGGCGGCGCCCTCGGATGGCCAGGGCCACGCCACCGTCCACAGCCGGGACGAAAGCTCGGGAACCTGGACCCGGATGGTGCTTGCCACCCAGAGCCCCCGCACGGCCAGCGTCCGCAGCCTGTCTCTTCACCGGGATACGGTCACCGGCATCGAGCACGTCTTCGCGGGCACCTTGCCGGGAGGTCTCTTCCGAGGAGGCTACGATGCCGCCGTGCCCGGGAGCATCCACTGGGATGAGGCGCCTGAGCTCGCGGACTACAAGGCCCGGCCCATGGCCTTCGCTGTCTGCAACGGGGCGCTGCACGTGGCCATCAAACCCCACCTGTACCGGCGCGTGGACGGTGAAGCGCCCCGCTGGGAGAAGGTCTACACGCTGCCAGAGGATGTGACCCGCATCAGCAGTGGCTTGCGCGGCCTGACCACCGTGCCCCACCCGTCGGGCCAAGGCGAATGCCTGCTCGCGGCACTGGAGGGAAACCGGGCCCGCATCATCCGGATCGATCCCCGGGAGAACTACCGAGAGACGATCGACCTGGATATTCTCCAGTTCCTGGAGACCCAGTGGGGCCGACGCCCCGGCTACGCCATCGCGGCCTACGACGACATGACACCGGTGAAGCTCCCCGGCAAAGACGGGACGGCGTTGCTCATCGGCCTCGAGGCAACCCACAGCACCCAGCACGAGACCCACCCCAAGGACGGCTGGGAGCCCGGCGGCAGGTACCTGATCCGCCATCCGGACCCACACTACGTGTTGCGGCAAATCATCGATCCGTCCCTGGACCCGATGCCGCCGCTCGTGTCCACGCGCACCATTCGCGTCTCGCCCTTCAACCCGGAGACCCTCTATTTCGGCGGGTATGATCCCAATTCCCTGCCCGCCCACAACACGGGCTGGGTCTTCTCGGCACCGCTGGACGTGGCCCTGGGCGCATGAAGGCCCTTGCGTGAGAGCGGACGCACTCATTAAATTCCAGGGACCCCCCCAAATCAGCAACGGATCCCATTGAGTACGCGCTCCGAACAGCGGGAACCGGCTCCCGAACTCTCCGCACCTGGCGTCTCTGCCCCAGGCATTGCCTTCGGTGAAGTTTACGCCCGGGCGCTCTCGGCCGCCTCCAGACACCAGAGCCTCCTGACCGATGGCAGGCTTTCGCTGTCCTACGCAGAGCTGAGCGGGCACTTCACCCACCTCGATGCCTTCTTCGCTTCACGAGGCATCGCGCCCGGGAGCATCCTGGCCCTGGAGTGCGTCAACTCCGTTCCCGGAGCGCTGAGCCTCCTGTACGTGATGTCCCGGGGGTTCAGCCTGGTGCTGCTCCCCCCGCCGGGCAAGGCGGCTCCGTCCGTCCCGGTGCCACGCTTCTGCCACCACCGCTTGACGGTCCAGAGCCAGCTCGTGGACGGCGCGGACATCGTCCTGCACCGTCCCGAGACCTTCCTCCAGTGCCCCCGGAGCGAGGAGCCCGTCCTGTCGTTGGACGCCGCGCATGCCACGGGGAAGATCTTCCTGCGGACCTCGGGCAGCATCGGCACGCCCAAGCTGGCCATGTACACGCACGGCCAGTTGCTCGCCAACGCCCTCAACGCCGTGGAGCGGCTGCACCTGTCGGGGGCGGATCGCATCGCGCTCCCCGTGCCGCTGTGTCACATGTTTGGGCTCGGCGCGGGCTTCCTTCCGGGCTTCGCTGTCGGCGCCTCACTGGGCTTCGTGGAGGGCGCCAACATCCTGCGCTACCTCGAGCACGAGCGGCAGTTCCGCCCCACGGTCGCGTTCATGACCCCCGCGCTGTGCTCCATGTTTCTGCGGCAGCACAGCGCGCCAGAGCACTACCGCCACGTGGTGCTGGCGGGCGACAAGCTGAAGCCCGAGTCCTTCGATGCCGCGGAGGCCCGCTTCCGGCGTGCGGTCCTCCTCTACGGCACCACGGAAATGGGCGTCATCGCCGCTTCGGACGCGGAGGCCAGCGAAGGGCCCAGGTCCACCACCGTGGGCCCTCCCTTGCCAGGCATCGAGCTGAAGCTGGAACAGCCCAGCGCTCCTGGCGAAGCGCCCGAGGTGGTGGCGGGAGCCATCGTCTGCCGCCATCCCCATGGCTTCGAGGGCTATGTGGACAACGACGGTGGGCCCTGGACGGGAGAACCGCCCTTCCACGAGGGCTGGTACCGCACCCGGGACTGGGGCCGCCTGCACGCCGGCGGATTGCTGGAGGTCCTGGGGCGTCAGGACCACAGCGTCAACCGGGATGGCCGCCTCGTGCTCCTCGCCGAAGTCGAGCGCGCCCTGGAGGGAATTCCCGACGTGGCGCAGGCCATCACCCTGCTGGGGGCGGAGAACCTCCGCGGCCGCCACATCCTGGCCCTGTGCACACCGCGAGAGGGCCGCACCTTGGACAGCGTCCAGGTCCGCGCGGCCTGCGCCAACCTCCTTCCGCCGTATGCCACCCCGGATGAGGTGCGCATCCTCCCGTCCTTCCCCTTGCTGCCCAACGGCAAGGTCGACCGGCGCACCCTGATGGCCCAATTCACTGGGACCGCTTCCCCCCCCGCCAGCGAGCAGAAAGAGAACCTGACATGAGCGCCCAACCCGCCGGGATCCTCCCCTCCAGTCCCGAGAATCCGCTGGCTCCCCCGTCCGAGGTCGGCCCCATCGTCACGCAGCTGCGGCGGATGATCGTCCACGAGTTGGATGTCCGCATTCAGGAAGAGGAGCTCACCGACGACACCTCCCTGATCGACGGGCGCCTGGCACTCGACTCCATCGTGCTCTTCGAGCTCATCACCCTCATCGAGAAGCGCTTCGGCTTCGAGTTCTCCGATCAGAACCTTCGCATGGAAGTCTTCGCGAGCCTCACGGCACTGGCGCAGCACATCCATCACGCCACGGCGCAGTCCAAGCAGGCCGCAGCCGTCTGAGTCCCACCCGTTTCATCCGTGAAGAGGATGCCGCCATGAGCACCACCGCCCAGGACACCGTGCCTCGTATCGAGCTGACCCGGAAGGGATTCATCACCAACTATCCCCCGTACCGTTACTGGCGTCCCGAGACCGCCCAGCGGCTTCTGGATCCCAAGCCGCTCAACATCTATGTGCACACGCCTTACTGTGTGCAGCGGTGCGCGTACTGCCACTACAAAACAACCACCCTCAACGAGAACCGCAAAGCGGAGATCGACCGGTACGTCCAGTCGTTGTGTACCGAGATCCAGCTTGCCTCCCAGCGCTTCCATCTCAAGGAGCGGCCCACCCACTCCATCTACTTTGGCGGCGGCACCCCGACCCTGCTCTCCAAGGAGAACCTCAGCCGCATCATGGATTGCCTCCGTGAGCACCTCACCTTCGCGGAGCCGGAGATCACCGTCGAGGGGGAGCCCGTCACCCTCATCCAGGCCAAGGCGGACCACCTCAAGCACCTGGGCGTCAACCGCATCAGCCTGGGCATCCAGTCCCTCGCCGATGAGATCATCCTCAAGACCGGCCGCCGGGACACGGAGAAGCACGCGTTCAAGGCCATCGAGATCGCCAAGGGCACCGGCGCCGTCGTCAACGTGGACCTGATGAGCGGTCTTGCGGGCGAGACGGATGAGACGTGGGCGTACACCGTGGAGCGCGCACTCGCCGCCGACGTGCACTCGCTCACCGTCTACAAGACCGAGCTGTACGCCAACACCGAGTACTACGCCGGCATCAAGAAGAACACCCTGGAGCTGCCCTCCGACGAGGAGGAGCTGAAGTATGCCGCGTATGCCATCGAGAAGATCGAGGCCAAGGGATACCTGCCGGTCAACTTCTTCACCTTCACCCAGGGCGGTGGCCACATGCAGCGCCACACCACCAGCAAGTGGAGGGGAGATGACATCTACGCGTTCGGTGTCTCGGCTTTCGGTTCGATCGGCAGCTTCTCCGTCCAGAACATCAGCGACCTGGAGAAGTACTCGAGCACCCTGGAGGCGGGAGAGCTGCCCATCGCGCGCGGCTACCACCTGAACGCCAAGGACTTGATGGCCCGGGATGTCGTGCTGGGCATGAAGCTGATCCACTTGGACCGCAAGGCCTTCCGTCAGCGCTATGGCCTCGACCTGGTGCGCCTCTGCGAGCCCACGGTGAATGCCTTGGTGGAGGAGGGCTTCATCACCGTCTCGGACGAGCGCCTCTCCCTGACCCGCAAGGGCATTCTGTGGGGAGACTACACGGGCCGACAGCTCGCCGCGGCGGTCGATGCGGTGGCGTCCTGAGCCCTGAGTCCCTGAGCGCCTCCCGATGATCCTCACCAGCGACTTCGTCTACATCCACCAGCCCAAGACGGGCGGAACCTTCGTCACGAAAGTGCTGGAGCGGCTCTACCCCAGCGGCGAGGGCCCGCCGGGCAAGCGGGGGCGGCTCATCAACACCCACAAGCACGGCACCTGCAGCGAGGTGCCCGAGGAGTGGCGTGGCAAGCCCCTGCTGACGACGCTGCGCAACCCGTACGACCGCTACGTCTCTCAGTACCGCTTCGCCTGGTGGAAGCGGTACCCGGACATGTACTGCGGTGAAGACGAGATGCGGGCCATGTTCCCGCACTACCCGGAGCTCTCTTTCGGAGACTTCCTGCTGCTGGCGAACACGAAGTTCGTCAACCGTTACCAGCGGCAGGAGACGGGCTTCCGCAACGAGCACTTCCCCGAGGAGCGGCGCCTGGGCTGGCACACCGAGCAGTTCGTGCGCTTCTACTGCCGCCAGCCGCGTGAGGTCTTCCGTGCCATCGACGAGGCCTATATCGCCGAGGGCCGGTGCCGACAGGACATGTTCCCCGTGCGATTCACCTTCTCGGAGAGCCTCAACGGGGAGTTACACGCCTTCCTGCGCGAGGCAGGCCACGCGCCCGAGGACATCGCCTTCATCCTGGACGCGGCGAAGATCTACCCCGAGGAAGGCGGACGGGCCCCCGAGGACCGCTGGGAGTCCTATTACACGCCCGAGCTCAAGCACCTCGTGCGAACCCGGGAGCGGCTGATCTTCGAGCTGTTTCCCCAGTACGACGTGTGAGGCCAGAGAGAAACGCGATGGACACCCCCCAGATTGCATTGGTCACCGGGGCCAACCGGGGCCTCGGACTGGAGCTGTGCAAGCAGCTCGCCACGCGCGGCATCCGCGTCCTGCTCACCGCCCGAAGCGAGGAGAAAGGCCAGAAGGCGGCACGGGAATTGGCCGAGCAGGGGCTGCCCGTCAGCTTCCTGCCGCTCGATGTCACGAACGAGCAGAGCCTGCTCCAGGGAGTGGAGCATGTCTCCCGCGAGTTCGGGCGCCTGGACATCCTCGTCAACAACGCGGCCGTCTCGATCGACCTCAACCGGCCGGGTCTCGAGATCAGCATGGACATCGTCCGCACCACCATCGAGACGAACGTCTACGGTCCCCTGCGCCTCACCCAGCTCGCCGTGCCCCTGATGCGCAAGAACAACTACGGCCGCATCGTCAACGTCTCGAGCGGCCTGGGCTCGTTCTCGCGCATCACCGCCGGCAAGCTGGCGTACCGCCTGTCCAAGGCCTCGCTCAACACCATGACCAAAGTCTTCGCCGACGAGCTTCAGGACACCAACATCCTGGTCAATGCCGTGACGCCTGGCTGGGTCCGCACCCACCTGGGCGGCATCCGGGCGGAGCGCTCCGTGGAGGAGGGCGTGGACAGCATCCTGTGGTTGGCCACCCTTCCGGACGATGGTCCTCGCGGGAAGTTCTTCAAGGACCGCAAGGAATTCCCCTGGTAGCCGCTCGATGATCAAGCCCAACTTCTTCATGGTCGGGGCCCCCCGCTGCGCCACGACCTCGATGTACACGTACCTCAAGCAGCATCCGGAGATCTTCCTCTCGCTGCTCAAGGAGCCCCTCTACTTCGGCTCGGACCTGACGCGGCAGCCGCTCGCCATCACCGACGAAGCCAGCTACCTCAGCCTCTTCGCCGGGGCAGGTGACGCCAAGGTCATTGGAGAGGGCTCGGTCTTCTACATCATGTCGAAGCGGGCTCCCGATGAGTTGAAGGCTTTCTCTCCGGCCGCCCGCATCCTCATCATGCTGAGAGATCCGGTGAACATGATGCACTCGTTGCACTCCATGTACTTGCGCACCGGCAACGAAGCGTTGGAGGACTTCGAGGACGCCCTCGAAGCGGAGGCCGCTCGGGCCCAGGGGCAGCGCCTGCCGCCCCGGTGTTACTTCCCCGAGGGGCTCCAGTACCGATCGGTGGCGCGCTACGCCGAGCCGGTGGAGCGCTTCTTCCGCACGTTTGGCCGTGAGCGCGTCCACGTCCTGATCTTCGAAGATCTGGTCCGTGACACCGCAGGGGAATACCGGCGCACACTGGAGTTTCTCGGGGTGGACTCCCACCCTCCCGTGGAACTCAACGTGGACAAGGCCACGGCGCTCATCCGGCCCACCGTCCTCAAGCAGATGCGGGCCGCCACCCCCGAAGTCCGCAAGAAGCTGAAGACGGTCGGGGACACACACCGAGGTCCCCGAAGCAAGCCGTTGTCCGCCTCGCTCCAGGCCCGCCTCCATGAAGAGCTGCGGCCCGACGTGGAGCGGCTGAGCAGCCTGCTTGGCAGGGATGTCACCCACTGGTGTCAGGGGCGGCCGTCATGAACGAGGGAGCCTTCCAGCTGGCGCGCATCATCCGGCGGCTCAAGGCACGCGTGAGCACCGAGGAGCTGGGGGGCGAAACCGTGGAGCAGCTCGTCCGCCGCTGGTCCCGGCTCCGCTCCCCCGAGCTGAACATCGAGGTCCGGGAGTATGACCCGCACTGGCCCGCGGCCTTCGATGCCGAGAAACACCGGCTTCAAGGGGCTTTGAAGGACCTGGGGCTGGTGGACATCCAGCACATCGGCAGCACCTCCATTGCCCCCTTGCCCAGCAAAAACATCATCGATCTGGCTGTGGCCGTGCAGTCCTTGCCGTGCAGCGCCCAGCAGACAGAAGCCCTCCTCGGACTCGGCTACCAGGCCTATGGGCCCAGCCCCATCGATCCAGACTTCTCCTGGTTCTGGCGCATCGAGGCGGAGGGCCAGGGCGCCTTCGTGGTCCACGTGTGCGGGGCGCAGAGCCCGTGGTTCTCCCACCTGATCCACTTCCGCGACTTCATGCGAGCCTTTCCCGAGGAGCGCCAGCAGTATGAAGCCTTGAAGCGGGAACTGGCCCAGGCGCCGGATCAAAGCTGGCTGGAGTACAGCATCGTCAAGCGCGCCCTCGCCTTGCGCATCACCGAGCGCGCCAACGCCTGGGCCGAGAAAGCAGCCCCTCAGCTTTCCTGACGGGCAAAGACCCGATCCAGCACCTTCCGGGAAGCGTCCTGGCGCGCGAAGGTGGAGAGCCGCTGCCGGAACTCCCTCCAGAGCCCCAGGTCTTTTCCGAGGTGGTTGGGCAACCAATTTAGAAGACGGTCCCCCATGCCCTGGATGTCGTGGTCCGCGAAGCGCTCCAGGTGTTCATGGATGTTGGGCGCTGGCACGTACCCCCGGCACAAGAACTGGATGATGCGGAAGGTCGTCCGGTAGCTGGTGCTCAGGACCCGGGGATGGGTGATGAGCCGAAGCACCCGCCCCTGCAAATCCTCTAGGCCACAGCCGAGCGGATCCCACAGGCGGCCCTCTTCATGGCAAGGGTAGTAGAACGCATTCATGGAGAAGTCCCGCGTGAGGGCATCCTCCCGCAAGTCTTGCCGGGCCACGAACGAGGTGGTCCACATGTCGTCGTTCTGGATGTCGTGGTGACTGCGGAGGATGTTGAGGTCCACGCCGCCCGAAGCCGCATCTCCCCAGCTCAGCGTGCCGAAGCGTTCGTTCCGCCGCAGCACGGGATCCATCCCAGGGAAGGCCTGGCGCAGAATCGCATGGGCCTCCTTCACCGGCCGGTCCAAGGAGAGGTCCACGTCCTTGACGGGCGCCCCGGTGAGCCAGTCCCGGCAAGCGCCCCCCGCCACGAAGACTCGCACTCCCTGGCCTTGAAGCAGCGCGATCACTTCCTGGATGCGAACCGTGTGCCCCTCCTGCTGACAGATGACCTGCTCCAAAGACTCTCGCACCACCGTAGGCCCGATGGGATGGCTTGGGTACACGTCACTCATGGTGCGTTCTCCTTAGGTCCGCCAGAGCCCCCCGAAGCCTACCGCGTCGTGGCAGGGGGAAGCCTTGGGTTCGACCCGCTGGACAGTACCCGCCCTACATCGAGCACTGAGGCGCTTCCTGGCGCATGCGATATACGGGGCCGGGAGGAAAACATCATGTCGCGCAAGGTGGCCCTCATCACGGGAGCATCAGCAGGGTTGGGAGAGCAGTTCGCGCAGCGCTTCGCCGAGCACGGGAACGATCTCATCCTGGTGGCACGCACCACTTCACGGCTGGAGACGCTGGCCACCCGGCTGGAGCAGGCGCATGGCATCAAGGCGCACGTCCTCACCGCGGATCTGGCACAGCCGGAGGCTCCTGAGCGCCTCTTCGAGGACGTTCGTGCCCGAGGGCTGACCGTGGAGTACCTCGTCAACAACGCGGGCTTCGGCTCCTCAGGCCCCTTCCTGGACCAGCCCCTGAACCGCGAGGCGGAAATGGTGGAGGTCAACTGCACCTCCCTGCTGAAGCTGACACACCTCTTCGCGCAGGCCATGCGGGAGCAGCGCTCCGGACGCATCCTCAACATCGCGTCCACGGCGGGCTTTCAACCGGGCCCCTATATGGCCACGTACTACGCCACCAAGGCTTTCGTGGTGTCCTTCTCGGAGGCGCTGGCACACGAGCTCAAGGGGACTGGGGTGACGGTGACGTGTTACTGCCCGGGGGCCACACACACGGAGTTCGCCGCCCGCGCGCGCGTCGAGAAGTCACGTCTGTTTCAGCGGCCTGGGGTCGCGACGGCGCCAGATGTGGCCACGGATGCCTACGCGGCGATGATGAAGGGCCGCGTGCTGTCGATTCATGGCGTGCTCAACTGGCTGGGCACGATGAGCGTGCGCTTCGGACCGCGCGCCCTCGTGCGTTCCATCGCCGCCAGCATCAACCAGTCTTAAGCGGCGTGTCCCTTCCGCCGCGCCAGCGTGCCTCGGGCCAATCGGATGATCTCGTCCTCGGAGAGCTGCTCGGTCCGCATCACCGAGCGCTCTGCCCGGAGCTGCTGCACCTGCCCTTCGCGCAGCACGTGGAATTGCCCCATCTTCTGCGCGGGGAGCTTCGCGCTCGCATCCACACGGGCCTCGGAGAACATGTTCTTGAGCTTCTTGAGCGCGACGTCCTCCTTCACGCTACCCACGAACCAGGTGCGCACGTTCTCACGGCACTTGTAGTCCAGGTCCCCCGGGCTCTGGGTGGCGAGCATGACGCCCACTCCCGCGGAGCGGGCCCTCCGGAGGAGGTTCTCCATGGGCTGCTTGGTCGCAGGAACGCTCGTCGCGGGTAGATACAGGTCCGCCTCGTCGAAGAGGAGCGCGGCCTGAAGCCGGGAAGAGGGGTGCTGGCTGGCCCAGCGGTTCGTCTCCAACAGGAGCTGGGATATCCAGAAGAGCACCCGTGGGTTCGCTCCAAGGAACTTGGTGTTGATGATGCTCAACCGCGTTCGGCCCGGTATCGCGGAGGCCCCGCGTCCCAGCAGCTCATCCATGTCCAGCCGCTCTCCACCGGACGCCAGCAACGGGCGGATGGTGAGACGAAGCACCTCTAGATCCTGAGCGAGCTTGGTGAACGTCTTGGGTGGAAGCCCCCCTGTCTCCTCGAGCAGCGCCGTATCCTGGGAGGCAACGAACTGTTGCACCATGTCCAGCGTCAGCTCCTTGCCGATGGGCCGCTGTACCAACAACCGGAGTGCCTGGGCGAGCAGGGCGCGGGCGGCGTTGTCCGCGGAGCTGGTCTTGTATTCGAGCATCCCAGCGATGGCGTCCGCAGCTTGCTGCACGCCCTGGTCCCGCTCCTCCTCGGGCAGTGCCTCCAGCCCCCGGGGAACGATGGGAATGGCCAGCGGCCGTCCATCCGAGCGTCCTGGCGTGTAGAGCGCCACGTCGACGCGTTCTCGCAGGAGGCGCCGACGCTCGCTCAGGAGCGGCGAGTCCAGGTTCTCCTCCCAGGCCTTCTCGCTCGCGTAGGTGGCCAGGTCTCCCTTCCGGTCCACGAGGAGCACGGGAATGCCCTGGAGCAAGACCTGCTCGAGGATGTTGAGCGCCAACGTCGTCTTTCCACTGCCCGTCC encodes the following:
- a CDS encoding CCA tRNA nucleotidyltransferase, which gives rise to MDPRLVRSSLEQVIYRDEAREIRIQDAVGLLAGAGMQVYVVGGAPRDWLMGVPTQDVDIAVDRSMEEVHQVLRRAYPDIDPVRSRFDRFGMMCWGDDASGGVDFSFLRSPGDIQNDDMRTTSFVPRGDVREDALMRDFSVNAFYYACHEEGILLDPLGCGLEDVQERLLRLITHPRVLETSYRITFRILQFICRGYTPAPNALEHLERYADHDIQGTGLRLQGFVASHFGAQHAQREEFKQRLYACARQEASRKLLDSVFR
- a CDS encoding bifunctional metallophosphatase/5'-nucleotidase gives rise to the protein MSSAPEATEPIRLTLVGTNDLHGWIHPNPFSLPDGTLAEEGGLAVFAGYLAILRASNPDGVLLLDGGDLFQGTLASNLGEGAAVIDAYNQLGYHAAAIGNHDFDYGPVGPAQAASRPEMDSLGALKARMAQARFPLLSANLYDAATGQRPEWLRGDGTLLLTLKGVKVGLVGLSTPRTPETTNRLNVAGLRFGELLPETLAAASRLRARGAELVIAVAHIGGQCRAWDRPRDLSSCEPREELPELLQALPPGTLDAVVAGHTHQPLGHFIQGTPVIESRENGRSFGTIELFVDPRTHKVLEDLTVIQPLIPVCARVDETTRQCAQRSLQEQPSVKLVQAMFLGQPVEKDATLEQLLAPALARADAERKRLLGVSVPQALRRHFTEESSLGSVLTDSLRELMRADVALLNAGSMRADLPAGELTYGGVYEMLPFDNTLATLTLTGEQLWRLLEHVYGTARQGVYQLSGLQVELARCPGPGRLKRILLPNGQPVRPERTYRVVMPDFLARGGNGLSALLASFPKDAIDLGLRQELGLRDALIAFWQKAHRPLVAPPPGRMRFVGEGECRPVSGTP
- a CDS encoding class I adenylate-forming enzyme family protein; protein product: MSTRSEQREPAPELSAPGVSAPGIAFGEVYARALSAASRHQSLLTDGRLSLSYAELSGHFTHLDAFFASRGIAPGSILALECVNSVPGALSLLYVMSRGFSLVLLPPPGKAAPSVPVPRFCHHRLTVQSQLVDGADIVLHRPETFLQCPRSEEPVLSLDAAHATGKIFLRTSGSIGTPKLAMYTHGQLLANALNAVERLHLSGADRIALPVPLCHMFGLGAGFLPGFAVGASLGFVEGANILRYLEHERQFRPTVAFMTPALCSMFLRQHSAPEHYRHVVLAGDKLKPESFDAAEARFRRAVLLYGTTEMGVIAASDAEASEGPRSTTVGPPLPGIELKLEQPSAPGEAPEVVAGAIVCRHPHGFEGYVDNDGGPWTGEPPFHEGWYRTRDWGRLHAGGLLEVLGRQDHSVNRDGRLVLLAEVERALEGIPDVAQAITLLGAENLRGRHILALCTPREGRTLDSVQVRAACANLLPPYATPDEVRILPSFPLLPNGKVDRRTLMAQFTGTASPPASEQKENLT
- a CDS encoding phosphopantetheine-binding protein produces the protein MSAQPAGILPSSPENPLAPPSEVGPIVTQLRRMIVHELDVRIQEEELTDDTSLIDGRLALDSIVLFELITLIEKRFGFEFSDQNLRMEVFASLTALAQHIHHATAQSKQAAAV
- a CDS encoding coproporphyrinogen-III oxidase family protein — protein: MSTTAQDTVPRIELTRKGFITNYPPYRYWRPETAQRLLDPKPLNIYVHTPYCVQRCAYCHYKTTTLNENRKAEIDRYVQSLCTEIQLASQRFHLKERPTHSIYFGGGTPTLLSKENLSRIMDCLREHLTFAEPEITVEGEPVTLIQAKADHLKHLGVNRISLGIQSLADEIILKTGRRDTEKHAFKAIEIAKGTGAVVNVDLMSGLAGETDETWAYTVERALAADVHSLTVYKTELYANTEYYAGIKKNTLELPSDEEELKYAAYAIEKIEAKGYLPVNFFTFTQGGGHMQRHTTSKWRGDDIYAFGVSAFGSIGSFSVQNISDLEKYSSTLEAGELPIARGYHLNAKDLMARDVVLGMKLIHLDRKAFRQRYGLDLVRLCEPTVNALVEEGFITVSDERLSLTRKGILWGDYTGRQLAAAVDAVAS
- a CDS encoding SDR family oxidoreductase, giving the protein MDTPQIALVTGANRGLGLELCKQLATRGIRVLLTARSEEKGQKAARELAEQGLPVSFLPLDVTNEQSLLQGVEHVSREFGRLDILVNNAAVSIDLNRPGLEISMDIVRTTIETNVYGPLRLTQLAVPLMRKNNYGRIVNVSSGLGSFSRITAGKLAYRLSKASLNTMTKVFADELQDTNILVNAVTPGWVRTHLGGIRAERSVEEGVDSILWLATLPDDGPRGKFFKDRKEFPW
- a CDS encoding sulfotransferase family protein, giving the protein MIKPNFFMVGAPRCATTSMYTYLKQHPEIFLSLLKEPLYFGSDLTRQPLAITDEASYLSLFAGAGDAKVIGEGSVFYIMSKRAPDELKAFSPAARILIMLRDPVNMMHSLHSMYLRTGNEALEDFEDALEAEAARAQGQRLPPRCYFPEGLQYRSVARYAEPVERFFRTFGRERVHVLIFEDLVRDTAGEYRRTLEFLGVDSHPPVELNVDKATALIRPTVLKQMRAATPEVRKKLKTVGDTHRGPRSKPLSASLQARLHEELRPDVERLSSLLGRDVTHWCQGRPS